A DNA window from Oncorhynchus tshawytscha isolate Ot180627B linkage group LG13, Otsh_v2.0, whole genome shotgun sequence contains the following coding sequences:
- the LOC112264584 gene encoding neurexophilin-1 — protein MQATCWCAVLLLTPAFYLVTSVHASKADLLKSGSPKSTLKHIWTESSKDLSISRLLSQTLHGKENTTALDLRYDTPEPYSEQDLWDWLRNSTDLQDSRARAKRRPMVKTGKFKKMFGWGDFHSNIKTVKLNLLITGKIVDHGNGTFSVYFRHNSTGQGNVSVSLVPPTKVVEFDVAAQQSVIDAKDSKSFNCRIEYEKVEKGARNTLCNFDPSKTCYQEQTQSHVSWLCSKPFKVICIYISFYSTDYKLVQKVCPDYNYHSDTPYFPSG, from the coding sequence gtGACAAGTGTTCATGCTTCCAAGGCGGACCTCCTCAAGTCGGGCAGCCCCAAGTCGACGTTAAAACACATATGGACAGAAAGCAGCAAGGACCTGTCAATCAGCAGGTTGTTGTCACAGACTCTCCATGGCAAAGAGAACACCACGGCTCTGGACCTGCGCTACGACACCCCGGAGCCCTACTCTGAGCAGGACCTCTGGGACTGGCTGAGGAACTCTACCGACCTCCAGGATTCTAGAGCAAGAGCTAAGCGGCGGCCTATGGTCAAGACGGGCAAGTTCAAGAAGATGTTCGGTTGGGGAGACTTCCACTCCAACATTAAGACGGTCAAGCTCAACCTCCTCATCACCGGGAAGATCGTGGATCACGGCAACGGAACCTTCAGCGTCTACTTCAGACACAACTCCACAGGCCAGGGCAATGTGTCTGTGAGTCTCGTCCCACCAACCAAGGTCGTGGAGTTCGACGTGGCGGCCCAGCAGTCCGTGATTGACGCCAAGGACTCCAAGTCCTTCAACTGCCGCATAGAGTACGAAAAGGTGGAGAAGGGTGCCAGGAACACGCTGTGTAACTTCGACCCGTCCAAGACGTGTTACCAGGAGCAGACTCAGAGCCACGTCTCCTGGCTCTGTTCCAAGCCCTTTAAAGTCATCTGCATCTACATCTCCTTCTACAGCACTGACTACAAGCTGGTGCAGAAAGTCTGTCCGGACTACAACTACCACAGCGACACTCCCTACTTCCCCTCTGGCTGA